In a single window of the Lagenorhynchus albirostris chromosome 19, mLagAlb1.1, whole genome shotgun sequence genome:
- the FCGRT gene encoding IgG receptor FcRn large subunit p51 isoform X3, producing the protein MRVRRPQPWGLGLLLVLLPGTLSAGTPAHLLSSPVSPAESHRSLLYHFTAVSAPASGTPAFWVSGWLGPQQYLSYNNLRAEAEPYGAWVWESQVSWYWEKETTDLRSKEKLFLEALQVLGEGGPYTLQGLLGCELGPDNVSVPVAKFALNGEEFMMFDPKMGTWDGDWPESQTISIKWTQQPEAVNKEKTFLLYSCPHRLLGHLERGRGNLEWKEPPSMRLKARPGSPGFSVLTCSAFSFYPPELQLRFLRNGMAAGSGEGDIGPNGDGSFHAWSSLTVKSGDEHHYCCVVQHAGLAQPLTVELDPWISFRGDDVGALLPTPGLSKEAES; encoded by the exons ATGCGGGTCCGCCGGCCTCAGCCCTGGGGGCTCGGTCTGCTGCTCGTCCTCCTGCCTGGGACATTGAGTGCAG GTACCCCGGCCCATCTGCTCTCTTCACCTGTGTCTCCGGCAGAGAGCCATCGCTCCCTCCTGTACCACTTCACGGCCGTGTCCGCCCCCGCCTCGGGGACTCCTGCCTTCTGGGTGTCGGGCTGGCTGGGTCCACAGCAGTACCTGAGCTACAATAACCTGCGGGCTGAGGCTGAGCCCTACGGCGCTTGGGTCTGGGAAAGCCAGGTGTCCTGGTATTGGGAGAAAGAGACCACAGACCTGAGGAGCAAGGAGAAGCTCTTCCTCGAAGCTCTCCAAGTTTTAGGGGAAGGAG gtccCTACACCCTGCAGGGCCTGTTGGGCTGTGAGTTGGGCCCTGACAATGTCTCGGTGCCTGTGGCCAAGTTTGCCCTGAATGGCGAGGAGTTCATGATGTTTGACCCCAAGATGGGCACCTGGGATGGGGACTGGCCTGAGTCCCAGACCATCAGTATCAAGTGGACGCAGCAGCCCGAGGCAGTCAACAAGGAGAAGACCTTCCTGCTCTACTCCTGCCCCCACCGGCTGCTGGGGCATCTGGAGAGGGGCCGAGGCAACCTGGAGTGGAAGG AGCCACCCTCCATGCGCCTGAAGGCCCGACCGGGCAGCCCTGGCTTTTCTGTGCTCACCTGCAGCGCCTTCTCCTTCTACCCACCCGAGCTGCAGCTGCGATTCTTACGGAATGGGATGGCAGCTGGCTCTGGTGAGGGTGACATTGGCCCCAACGGCGATGGCTCCTTCCACGCCTGGTCATCACTGACAGTCAAGAGTGGCGACGAGCACCACTACTGCTGCGTGGTGCAGCATGCAGGGCTGGCCCAGCCCCTCACTGTGGAGCTGG aCCCTTGGATCTCTTTCCGTGGGGACGATGTAGGGGCCCTCCTACCCACTCCTGGCCTGTCCAAGGAAGCTGAATCTTAG
- the RPL13A gene encoding large ribosomal subunit protein uL13: protein MAEGQVLVLDGRGHLLGRLAAIVAKQVLLGRKVVVVRCEGINISGNFYRNKLKYLAFLRKRMNTNPSRGPYHFRAPSRIFWRTVRGMLPHKTKRGQAALDRLKVFDGIPPPYDKKKRMVVPAALKVVRLKPTRKFAYLGRLAHEVGWKYQAVTATLEEKRKEKAKIHYRKKKQLMRLRKQAEKNIEKKIDRFTEVLKTHGFLV, encoded by the exons ATGGCGGAGGGGCAG GTCCTGGTTCTCGATGGCCGAGGCCATCTCCTGGGCCGTCTGGCGGCCATCGTGGCTAAGCAGGTGCTTCTGG GTCGAAAGGTGGTGGTTGTGCGCTGTGAGGGCATCAACATTTCTGGCAATTTCTATAGAAACAAGT TGAAGTACCTGGCATTCCTCCGCAAGCGGATGAACACCAACCCCTCCCGTGGCCCCTACCACTTCCGAGCCCCCAGCCGCATCTTCTGGCGGACAGTGCGAG GCATGCTGCCCCACAAGACCAAGCGAGGCCAGGCCGCTCTGGACCGCCTCAAGGTGTTTGATGGGATCCCGCCACCCTATGACAAG AAAAAGCGGATGGTGGTTCCTGCCGCCCTTAAGGTTGTGCGTCTGAAGCCTACACGGAAG ttTGCCTACCTAGGGCGCCTGGCTCATGAGGTTGGCTGGAAGTACCAGGCAGTAACGGCTACactggaggagaagagaaaggagaaggccaAGATCCACTACCGGAAAAAGAAGCAGCTCATG AGGCTACGGAAGCAGGCCGAAAAGAACATAGAGAAGAAAATCGACCGATTCACAGAGGTCCTCAAGACCCATGGATTCTTAGTCTGA
- the FCGRT gene encoding IgG receptor FcRn large subunit p51 isoform X2 gives MRVRRPQPWGLGLLLVLLPGTLSAESHRSLLYHFTAVSAPASGTPAFWVSGWLGPQQYLSYNNLRAEAEPYGAWVWESQVSWYWEKETTDLRSKEKLFLEALQVLGEGGPYTLQGLLGCELGPDNVSVPVAKFALNGEEFMMFDPKMGTWDGDWPESQTISIKWTQQPEAVNKEKTFLLYSCPHRLLGHLERGRGNLEWKEPPSMRLKARPGSPGFSVLTCSAFSFYPPELQLRFLRNGMAAGSGEGDIGPNGDGSFHAWSSLTVKSGDEHHYCCVVQHAGLAQPLTVELESPAKSSVPVVGIVIGFLLLMTVAAGGALLWRRMRKGLPDPWISFRGDDVGALLPTPGLSKEAES, from the exons ATGCGGGTCCGCCGGCCTCAGCCCTGGGGGCTCGGTCTGCTGCTCGTCCTCCTGCCTGGGACATTGAGTGCAG AGAGCCATCGCTCCCTCCTGTACCACTTCACGGCCGTGTCCGCCCCCGCCTCGGGGACTCCTGCCTTCTGGGTGTCGGGCTGGCTGGGTCCACAGCAGTACCTGAGCTACAATAACCTGCGGGCTGAGGCTGAGCCCTACGGCGCTTGGGTCTGGGAAAGCCAGGTGTCCTGGTATTGGGAGAAAGAGACCACAGACCTGAGGAGCAAGGAGAAGCTCTTCCTCGAAGCTCTCCAAGTTTTAGGGGAAGGAG gtccCTACACCCTGCAGGGCCTGTTGGGCTGTGAGTTGGGCCCTGACAATGTCTCGGTGCCTGTGGCCAAGTTTGCCCTGAATGGCGAGGAGTTCATGATGTTTGACCCCAAGATGGGCACCTGGGATGGGGACTGGCCTGAGTCCCAGACCATCAGTATCAAGTGGACGCAGCAGCCCGAGGCAGTCAACAAGGAGAAGACCTTCCTGCTCTACTCCTGCCCCCACCGGCTGCTGGGGCATCTGGAGAGGGGCCGAGGCAACCTGGAGTGGAAGG AGCCACCCTCCATGCGCCTGAAGGCCCGACCGGGCAGCCCTGGCTTTTCTGTGCTCACCTGCAGCGCCTTCTCCTTCTACCCACCCGAGCTGCAGCTGCGATTCTTACGGAATGGGATGGCAGCTGGCTCTGGTGAGGGTGACATTGGCCCCAACGGCGATGGCTCCTTCCACGCCTGGTCATCACTGACAGTCAAGAGTGGCGACGAGCACCACTACTGCTGCGTGGTGCAGCATGCAGGGCTGGCCCAGCCCCTCACTGTGGAGCTGG AATCACCAGCCAAGTCCTCGGTGCCAGTGGTTGGAATCGTCATCGGCTTCTTACTGCTCATGACAGTGGCTGCAGGAGGAGCTCTTCTGTGGAGGAGGATGAGGAAGGGGCTGCCAG aCCCTTGGATCTCTTTCCGTGGGGACGATGTAGGGGCCCTCCTACCCACTCCTGGCCTGTCCAAGGAAGCTGAATCTTAG
- the RPS11 gene encoding small ribosomal subunit protein uS17 has translation MADIQTERAYQKQPTIFQNKKRVLLGETGKEKLPRYYKNIGLGFKTPKEAIEGTYIDKKCPFTGNVSIRGRILSGVVTKMKMQRTIVIRRDYLHYIRKYNRFEKRHKNMSVHLSPCFRDVQIGDIVTVGECRPLSKTVRFNVLKVTKAAGTKKQFQKF, from the exons ATGGCGGACATTCAG ACTGAGCGTGCGTACCAAAAGCAGCCGACCATCTTTCAAAATAAGAAGAGGGTTCTGCTTGGAGAAACTGGCAAGGAGAAGCTCCCGCGATACTACAAGAACATTGGTTTGGGCTTCAAGACACCGAAGGAG GCCATCGAGGGCACCTACATTGACAAGAAATGCCCTTTTACTGGTAATGTCTCCATCCGAGGGCGAATCCTGTCTG GTGTGGTGACCAAAATGAAGATGCAGAGGACCATTGTCATCCGCCGAGACTACCTGCACTACATCCGGAAGTACAACCGCTTCGAGAAGCGCCACAAGAACATGTCTGTGCACCTTTCCCCCTGCTTCAG GGACGTCCAGATTGGTGACATTGTCACAGTGGGCGAGTGCCGGCCCCTGAGCAAGACGGTGCGCTTCAACGTGCTCAAGGTCACCAAGGCTGCCGGCACCAAGAAGCAGTTCCAGAAGTTCTGA
- the FCGRT gene encoding IgG receptor FcRn large subunit p51 isoform X4, translating to MRVRRPQPWGLGLLLVLLPGTLSAESHRSLLYHFTAVSAPASGTPAFWVSGWLGPQQYLSYNNLRAEAEPYGAWVWESQVSWYWEKETTDLRSKEKLFLEALQVLGEGGPYTLQGLLGCELGPDNVSVPVAKFALNGEEFMMFDPKMGTWDGDWPESQTISIKWTQQPEAVNKEKTFLLYSCPHRLLGHLERGRGNLEWKEPPSMRLKARPGSPGFSVLTCSAFSFYPPELQLRFLRNGMAAGSGEGDIGPNGDGSFHAWSSLTVKSGDEHHYCCVVQHAGLAQPLTVELDPWISFRGDDVGALLPTPGLSKEAES from the exons ATGCGGGTCCGCCGGCCTCAGCCCTGGGGGCTCGGTCTGCTGCTCGTCCTCCTGCCTGGGACATTGAGTGCAG AGAGCCATCGCTCCCTCCTGTACCACTTCACGGCCGTGTCCGCCCCCGCCTCGGGGACTCCTGCCTTCTGGGTGTCGGGCTGGCTGGGTCCACAGCAGTACCTGAGCTACAATAACCTGCGGGCTGAGGCTGAGCCCTACGGCGCTTGGGTCTGGGAAAGCCAGGTGTCCTGGTATTGGGAGAAAGAGACCACAGACCTGAGGAGCAAGGAGAAGCTCTTCCTCGAAGCTCTCCAAGTTTTAGGGGAAGGAG gtccCTACACCCTGCAGGGCCTGTTGGGCTGTGAGTTGGGCCCTGACAATGTCTCGGTGCCTGTGGCCAAGTTTGCCCTGAATGGCGAGGAGTTCATGATGTTTGACCCCAAGATGGGCACCTGGGATGGGGACTGGCCTGAGTCCCAGACCATCAGTATCAAGTGGACGCAGCAGCCCGAGGCAGTCAACAAGGAGAAGACCTTCCTGCTCTACTCCTGCCCCCACCGGCTGCTGGGGCATCTGGAGAGGGGCCGAGGCAACCTGGAGTGGAAGG AGCCACCCTCCATGCGCCTGAAGGCCCGACCGGGCAGCCCTGGCTTTTCTGTGCTCACCTGCAGCGCCTTCTCCTTCTACCCACCCGAGCTGCAGCTGCGATTCTTACGGAATGGGATGGCAGCTGGCTCTGGTGAGGGTGACATTGGCCCCAACGGCGATGGCTCCTTCCACGCCTGGTCATCACTGACAGTCAAGAGTGGCGACGAGCACCACTACTGCTGCGTGGTGCAGCATGCAGGGCTGGCCCAGCCCCTCACTGTGGAGCTGG aCCCTTGGATCTCTTTCCGTGGGGACGATGTAGGGGCCCTCCTACCCACTCCTGGCCTGTCCAAGGAAGCTGAATCTTAG
- the FCGRT gene encoding IgG receptor FcRn large subunit p51 isoform X1 produces the protein MRVRRPQPWGLGLLLVLLPGTLSAGTPAHLLSSPVSPAESHRSLLYHFTAVSAPASGTPAFWVSGWLGPQQYLSYNNLRAEAEPYGAWVWESQVSWYWEKETTDLRSKEKLFLEALQVLGEGGPYTLQGLLGCELGPDNVSVPVAKFALNGEEFMMFDPKMGTWDGDWPESQTISIKWTQQPEAVNKEKTFLLYSCPHRLLGHLERGRGNLEWKEPPSMRLKARPGSPGFSVLTCSAFSFYPPELQLRFLRNGMAAGSGEGDIGPNGDGSFHAWSSLTVKSGDEHHYCCVVQHAGLAQPLTVELESPAKSSVPVVGIVIGFLLLMTVAAGGALLWRRMRKGLPDPWISFRGDDVGALLPTPGLSKEAES, from the exons ATGCGGGTCCGCCGGCCTCAGCCCTGGGGGCTCGGTCTGCTGCTCGTCCTCCTGCCTGGGACATTGAGTGCAG GTACCCCGGCCCATCTGCTCTCTTCACCTGTGTCTCCGGCAGAGAGCCATCGCTCCCTCCTGTACCACTTCACGGCCGTGTCCGCCCCCGCCTCGGGGACTCCTGCCTTCTGGGTGTCGGGCTGGCTGGGTCCACAGCAGTACCTGAGCTACAATAACCTGCGGGCTGAGGCTGAGCCCTACGGCGCTTGGGTCTGGGAAAGCCAGGTGTCCTGGTATTGGGAGAAAGAGACCACAGACCTGAGGAGCAAGGAGAAGCTCTTCCTCGAAGCTCTCCAAGTTTTAGGGGAAGGAG gtccCTACACCCTGCAGGGCCTGTTGGGCTGTGAGTTGGGCCCTGACAATGTCTCGGTGCCTGTGGCCAAGTTTGCCCTGAATGGCGAGGAGTTCATGATGTTTGACCCCAAGATGGGCACCTGGGATGGGGACTGGCCTGAGTCCCAGACCATCAGTATCAAGTGGACGCAGCAGCCCGAGGCAGTCAACAAGGAGAAGACCTTCCTGCTCTACTCCTGCCCCCACCGGCTGCTGGGGCATCTGGAGAGGGGCCGAGGCAACCTGGAGTGGAAGG AGCCACCCTCCATGCGCCTGAAGGCCCGACCGGGCAGCCCTGGCTTTTCTGTGCTCACCTGCAGCGCCTTCTCCTTCTACCCACCCGAGCTGCAGCTGCGATTCTTACGGAATGGGATGGCAGCTGGCTCTGGTGAGGGTGACATTGGCCCCAACGGCGATGGCTCCTTCCACGCCTGGTCATCACTGACAGTCAAGAGTGGCGACGAGCACCACTACTGCTGCGTGGTGCAGCATGCAGGGCTGGCCCAGCCCCTCACTGTGGAGCTGG AATCACCAGCCAAGTCCTCGGTGCCAGTGGTTGGAATCGTCATCGGCTTCTTACTGCTCATGACAGTGGCTGCAGGAGGAGCTCTTCTGTGGAGGAGGATGAGGAAGGGGCTGCCAG aCCCTTGGATCTCTTTCCGTGGGGACGATGTAGGGGCCCTCCTACCCACTCCTGGCCTGTCCAAGGAAGCTGAATCTTAG
- the RCN3 gene encoding reticulocalbin-3, with the protein MMWQPSLLLLLLLLRRGAQGKPSPDAGPHGQGRVHHAAPLSEATHDDAHGNFQYDHEAFLGREVAKEFDQLTPEESQARLGRIVDRMDRAGDGDGWVSLAELRAWIAHTQQRHIRDSVSAAWNTYDTDRDGRVGWEELRNATYGHYEPGEEFHDVEDAETYKKMLARDERRFRVADQDGDSMATREELTAFLHPEEFPHMRDIVIAETLEDLDKNKDGYVQVDEYIADLYSAEPGEEEPAWVQTEREQFRDFRDLNKDGKLDGSEVGHWVLPPAQDQPLVEANHLLHESDTDKDGRLSKAEILDNWNMFVGSQATNYGEDLTRHHDEL; encoded by the exons ATGATGTGGCAACCGtcacttctgctgctgctgttgctgctcaGGCGCGGAGCCCAGGGAAAGCCATCCCCTGACGCCGGCCCTCATGGCCAGGGGAGGGTGCACCACGCGGCCCCCCTGAGCGAGGCCACTCATGATGACGCTCACGGGAACTTCCAATATGATCATGAGGCTTTTCTGGGACGAGAAGTGGCCAAGGAATTCGACCAACTCACCCCAGAGGAAAGCCAAGCCCGTCTGGG GCGCATCGTGGACCGCATGGACCGCgccggggacggggacggctggGTGTCGCTGGCCGAGCTCCGCGCGTGGATCGCACACACGCAGCAGCGGCACATACGGGACTCAGTGAGCGCAGCCTGGAACACGTACGACACAGACCGCGACGGGCGTGTGGGTTGGGAGGAGCTGCGCAACGCCACCTACGGCCACTACGAGCCGG GTGAAGAATTTCACGATGTGGAGGACGCAGAGACCTACAAGAAGATGCTGGCTCGGGACGAGCGGCGTTTCCGGGTGGCTGACCAGGATGGGGACTCAATGGCCACTCGGGAAGAGCTGACGGCCTTTTTGCATCCTGAGGAGTTCCCTCACATGCGGGACATCGTGATTGCT GAAACCCTGGAGGATCTGGACAAGAACAAAGACGGCTATGTGCAAGTGGACGAGTACATCG cggATCTGTACTCGGCAGAGCCCGGGGAGGAGGAGCCAGCCTGGGTGCAGACGGAGCGGGAACAGTTCCGGGACTTCCGCGATCTGAACAAGGACGGGAAGCTGGATGGGAGTGAGGTGGGCCACTGGGTGCTGCCCCCTGCCCAGGACCAGCCGCTGGTGGAGGCCAACCACTTGCTGCACGAGAGTGACACAGACAAG GACGGGCGTCTGAGCAAGGCTGAGATCCTGGACAACTGGAACATGTTCGTGGGCAGCCAGGCCACCAACTATGGCGAGGACCTGACACGTCACCACGATGAGCTCTGA